Proteins found in one Pseudochaenichthys georgianus chromosome 13, fPseGeo1.2, whole genome shotgun sequence genomic segment:
- the LOC139434983 gene encoding oocyte zinc finger protein XlCOF26-like: MANLGLRGRLIVDKIHKRTHTGQNLFTCDQCEKSFTDSRSLKRHQINHTGEKPFTCDQCGKSFNQSGHLKIHQRTHTGEKPYSCDQCEKSFTDSRSLKRHQRIHSFDQWKKEFSDSYSVKLHQPTHTGEKPDVCAPCEEFQRTRPHGRTPSLVH; the protein is encoded by the coding sequence ATGGCTAACTtaggtttgcgtggaagattaatCGTTGACAAGATTCACAAGCGAACCCACACTGGACAAAATCttttcacctgtgaccagtgtgagaaaagTTTCACGGACTCACGCTCATTGAAGCGCCACCAGATAAaccacactggagaaaagcctttcacctgtgaccagtgtgggaAGAGCTTTAACCAGTCAGGCCATTTGAAGATTCACCAGcgaacccacactggagaaaaaccctactcctgtgaccagtgtgagaaaagTTTCACGGACTCACGCTCATTGAAGCGCCACCAGCGAATCCACTCCTTTGACCAGTGGAAGAAAGAGTTCAGTGACTCATACAGTGTGAAGCTCCACCAGCCtacccacactggagaaaaacctgacGTCTGTGCTCCCTGTGAAGAGTTTCAGAGAACCAGACCACATGGGAGAACACCTTCACTAGTGCACTGA